The following are encoded in a window of Chryseobacterium sp. genomic DNA:
- a CDS encoding DUF2892 domain-containing protein, with protein sequence MNKNIKIALAAILIISGIYMMFFTRNIGWGVVVFLLSSFPILLYFKNEMILMAFWHLRKQNMEKAASWLARVTNYPAQLHRTQYGYFHYLTGLTLAQDSPSKVEPYMKKALEYGLNMKQDRAMATLNLAASAISRGRRQEGQRLLEEAKKLDSAGMMTDQIKMMKDQMKMPSMQKHMHNPHMRQRGKF encoded by the coding sequence ATGAACAAAAACATTAAAATTGCACTTGCGGCAATATTGATTATATCCGGAATTTATATGATGTTCTTCACACGGAACATTGGCTGGGGAGTAGTGGTATTCCTCCTTTCCTCCTTTCCGATCCTGCTTTACTTTAAAAATGAGATGATCCTGATGGCTTTTTGGCATCTGCGGAAACAGAACATGGAGAAAGCGGCCTCCTGGCTGGCAAGGGTTACCAATTATCCAGCACAGCTTCACAGGACCCAGTACGGATATTTCCATTATCTTACAGGGTTGACACTGGCTCAGGACAGCCCCTCCAAAGTGGAGCCTTATATGAAAAAGGCGCTGGAGTACGGCCTTAATATGAAACAGGACCGTGCTATGGCTACGCTTAACCTCGCTGCTTCGGCAATCTCAAGAGGCAGACGTCAGGAAGGACAGCGTTTACTGGAAGAGGCTAAGAAACTGGATTCTGCGGGAATGATGACAGACCAAATTAAGATGATGAAGGACCAGATGAAAATGCCTTCAATGCAGAAACATATGCATAACCCGCACATGAGACAGCGGGGCAAATTTTAA
- a CDS encoding dihydrofolate reductase, with translation MTTIVVAMDRKNGIGLENRMLWHLPADLKHFKSITSGHPVIMGRRTFESIGKPLPNRTNIVISRKKDWFQEGILIVGSIKEALKFAKKIDENIFIIGGGNIYEQTMDLTDKLEVTRVNAECDADTFFPEIDMKIWQMTDEVNFASDEKNRFDMKFQTFERIIPLNAEQV, from the coding sequence ATGACCACTATTGTTGTAGCGATGGACCGGAAAAACGGAATTGGGCTGGAGAACCGAATGCTTTGGCATTTGCCTGCAGATTTGAAGCATTTTAAGAGCATTACTTCGGGTCATCCGGTGATTATGGGCCGCAGGACTTTTGAAAGTATTGGCAAACCTCTGCCTAACCGCACCAATATCGTTATCAGTCGGAAAAAAGACTGGTTTCAGGAGGGCATTTTGATTGTTGGGAGCATTAAAGAAGCCTTGAAATTTGCTAAAAAGATTGACGAAAACATCTTTATTATCGGTGGGGGTAATATTTACGAACAGACTATGGATCTTACCGATAAACTGGAAGTGACCCGTGTGAATGCAGAGTGCGATGCGGATACCTTTTTCCCGGAGATTGATATGAAAATATGGCAGATGACTGATGAGGTGAACTTTGCAAGCGATGAAAAGAACAGGTTTGATATGAAGTTCCAGACTTTTGAGCGGATTATCCCGCTGAATGCGGAGCAGGTATAA
- a CDS encoding LemA family protein, which yields MKNKGCLSAGTLGIALLVILGLVLLWGVPKYNNLVAQEQTVNTKWSNVETVYQKRANLIPNLERTVKSYAQFEQETLTKVIEARSKATSINVDPTNMTEQDMARFQAAQGELTGALSRLMAVVEQYPNLKADQQYTNFQREYIAIENSIRAETVVFNGAAQEFNTSIKTFPNNILANFTNFKEKPYFKAAAGAEQAPEVFTN from the coding sequence ATGAAAAACAAAGGTTGTTTAAGCGCCGGAACACTCGGGATTGCATTACTTGTCATCTTAGGTCTTGTGCTTTTATGGGGCGTACCAAAATACAATAATCTGGTCGCTCAGGAACAGACGGTAAATACCAAATGGAGTAACGTGGAAACTGTTTATCAGAAAAGGGCTAACCTGATTCCAAACCTGGAAAGAACCGTGAAATCGTATGCACAGTTTGAGCAGGAAACCCTGACCAAAGTGATAGAAGCCCGTTCCAAAGCTACTTCAATTAATGTAGATCCTACTAATATGACCGAGCAGGATATGGCCCGTTTCCAGGCTGCACAGGGGGAACTTACAGGTGCACTGAGCCGACTTATGGCAGTAGTAGAGCAGTATCCTAACCTGAAGGCAGACCAGCAGTACACCAATTTCCAGCGGGAATACATCGCTATTGAGAACAGCATACGTGCTGAAACGGTGGTCTTCAACGGTGCTGCGCAGGAATTCAACACCAGCATCAAGACTTTCCCGAACAATATCCTGGCAAACTTCACCAATTTTAAGGAGAAGCCCTACTTTAAGGCTGCGGCCGGTGCCGAACAGGCTCCTGAAGTATTTACCAATTAA
- a CDS encoding TPM domain-containing protein, with the protein MSNFLSNTQMASLVEAIKTAEDHSTGEIRVHIDSNTEDDNAGVAFEVFKRLCMEKTAERNAVLFHINFEQRYLTIIGDEGIHKKVHQQFWDKMHDDITAGFAKGRFFEPLQKAILDTGTELKKYFPVTGENKNELSDEISFS; encoded by the coding sequence ATGAGTAATTTCCTAAGCAATACACAGATGGCTTCCCTTGTGGAAGCCATTAAAACAGCCGAAGACCATTCTACAGGTGAGATCCGGGTGCATATCGATTCCAATACGGAGGATGATAATGCCGGTGTGGCCTTTGAGGTGTTCAAAAGGCTTTGCATGGAGAAAACGGCAGAGCGTAACGCGGTACTCTTCCATATCAACTTTGAGCAAAGGTATCTTACCATTATAGGTGACGAAGGTATACATAAGAAAGTACACCAGCAGTTTTGGGACAAAATGCATGATGATATTACGGCTGGCTTTGCAAAAGGCCGTTTCTTTGAACCACTGCAGAAAGCGATACTTGATACGGGTACTGAACTAAAAAAATATTTTCCTGTGACGGGAGAAAACAAAAACGAACTCTCTGATGAGATTAGCTTCTCTTAA
- a CDS encoding TPM domain-containing protein: MRLASLKFFTVFLFCCAWIQTHAQYKIPQKPAVLYPVYDVSGILSESEKDLLNQKLIKFEDSTSTEIEVIIIPSTQGEDVNFVAWEFGEKWKIGKKGTDNGIVFLIATDDRTMSIQQGRDVEKYLTASVAGQIIDYVVAPNFKQGRWYEGIDRGTSALMEAVQGKYKPIVKKNTEGSGISFFEIILIAFFVIFILSFLFKNRGGGNRHDDDDEILTRRGRRSYPGGFFPFPMGGGFGGGGFGGGSFGGGGGGFGGFGGGGSFGGGGASGGW; encoded by the coding sequence ATGAGATTAGCTTCTCTTAAATTTTTTACTGTCTTTTTATTTTGCTGTGCCTGGATTCAGACTCACGCCCAGTACAAAATTCCCCAAAAACCGGCTGTTTTATATCCTGTATATGACGTAAGCGGCATTCTGAGTGAAAGTGAGAAAGACCTGCTGAACCAGAAACTTATAAAATTCGAGGACAGCACTTCAACTGAAATTGAGGTAATCATCATACCCTCTACACAGGGCGAAGACGTCAATTTTGTAGCCTGGGAATTCGGTGAAAAGTGGAAGATAGGCAAGAAAGGCACAGACAACGGAATTGTTTTTCTTATTGCCACGGACGACCGTACCATGTCCATACAGCAGGGCCGCGATGTTGAAAAATACCTCACCGCCTCTGTGGCCGGGCAGATCATTGATTATGTGGTGGCTCCCAACTTCAAACAGGGACGTTGGTACGAGGGCATAGATCGCGGTACCAGCGCACTGATGGAAGCCGTACAGGGCAAATACAAACCCATAGTAAAAAAAAACACCGAAGGCAGCGGCATTAGTTTCTTTGAAATCATTCTCATTGCCTTTTTTGTAATTTTCATACTGAGTTTCCTTTTCAAAAACCGTGGCGGCGGAAACCGGCATGACGACGATGATGAAATCCTTACACGGCGCGGCAGACGGAGCTATCCTGGAGGTTTCTTCCCTTTCCCAATGGGTGGCGGCTTCGGCGGCGGTGGCTTTGGTGGCGGAAGCTTTGGTGGTGGCGGCGGCGGCTTTGGCGGCTTTGGCGGCGGCGGAAGTTTCGGCGGCGGCGGTGCCTCCGGCGGCTGGTAA
- a CDS encoding T9SS type A sorting domain-containing protein translates to MKILKHFIFLVTITSGTGLSAQGVFPYEQQWGTYVGGTGTHLLDTHLTDTSFNSDSQNNLYMSGTTVFAPSYSNTYYDQFIAGGGSPSVFPLQNSYSVSISVTGQQLSAGYNGINNAANDRLIGIDSVNNRFMLKQLPGNIPNLSTPGAWLTQNVGSGAYTYTLSKYDSANNLIWTTYLPNSGGAAFALRFDENNNLFITNSTAESIAGLGTAGVYQEYFVSYQTVSGQPGKNGYIVKLDSAGQKMWATYAVQGINDFEYHAGSLYASGGYDPNMPGQLTTPGTFQPTGPAMNLLGKFDAATGQRIWSSFYGTPHNATAFTGAGIWDIEVNSTGLYVSGHNEDTDYPTYFATPGAFKGQLTGGADLFLTKFSHDGNRIWSTYFGSDGYEDVFGSTLTILGNRIIIAGSQYGAVSNISTPGAHLTTPSNTSNSLTNMFFAEFDSSGSRLWCSYFGGAGSNMYQEHINPELLNDGTLVLWGTTGATTGIGTEGAPYQSMTNPYPGFPFGFVTRFVFKDELGTSETAGFSADIQLYNNPNNGNFTLSGSVLAKEATVLALYDSTGRLVKKEELSRQQKQDFSWGHLLTSGNYVLSVSKKFGEQLKSFKMTVKK, encoded by the coding sequence ATGAAAATTCTTAAACACTTTATTTTCCTTGTTACTATAACATCGGGAACTGGTTTATCTGCTCAGGGTGTATTTCCCTATGAGCAGCAGTGGGGTACTTATGTTGGCGGAACAGGAACCCATTTGCTTGATACGCATTTGACGGATACTTCCTTCAATTCTGATTCACAAAACAATCTGTATATGTCTGGTACTACTGTTTTTGCACCAAGCTACAGCAATACGTATTATGACCAATTTATAGCAGGCGGGGGTAGCCCCTCTGTATTTCCTTTGCAAAATAGTTATTCTGTATCAATATCGGTGACCGGGCAACAGTTATCTGCAGGTTATAATGGTATTAATAACGCTGCAAACGACAGATTAATAGGAATAGACTCTGTCAATAATAGATTCATGCTAAAGCAGTTGCCCGGCAATATTCCTAACCTTTCTACACCCGGAGCCTGGCTCACACAGAATGTCGGTTCAGGGGCGTATACGTATACTCTTTCCAAATACGACAGTGCAAACAATCTGATATGGACTACTTATCTTCCCAATTCGGGAGGTGCTGCATTTGCCCTCCGATTTGATGAAAATAATAATCTCTTTATTACAAATTCAACAGCGGAATCTATTGCCGGACTCGGGACCGCGGGGGTCTATCAGGAATATTTTGTTTCGTATCAGACTGTCAGTGGTCAGCCTGGAAAAAACGGATATATTGTAAAACTGGATTCCGCAGGTCAAAAAATGTGGGCTACTTATGCTGTTCAGGGAATCAATGATTTCGAGTATCATGCCGGTAGCCTTTATGCCAGTGGTGGGTACGATCCGAATATGCCCGGCCAGCTCACCACACCGGGAACATTTCAGCCCACAGGGCCGGCTATGAATTTGCTTGGGAAATTTGATGCCGCTACCGGACAGCGAATCTGGAGCAGTTTTTACGGTACGCCACACAATGCCACCGCTTTCACCGGTGCCGGAATTTGGGATATTGAAGTGAACAGCACGGGACTTTATGTGAGCGGCCATAATGAAGACACGGACTACCCAACATATTTCGCCACACCGGGCGCATTTAAAGGTCAGCTCACCGGTGGTGCAGATTTGTTTTTAACAAAATTCAGCCATGACGGTAACCGTATATGGAGCACTTACTTCGGCAGTGACGGCTACGAGGATGTTTTTGGAAGTACATTAACAATACTGGGTAACCGCATCATTATCGCAGGAAGCCAGTACGGTGCGGTTTCTAATATTTCTACCCCGGGTGCGCATCTTACCACTCCTTCCAACACATCAAACAGCCTTACAAACATGTTTTTTGCGGAGTTTGACAGCTCCGGCAGCAGATTGTGGTGCTCCTATTTTGGAGGTGCCGGAAGTAATATGTATCAGGAACATATAAATCCCGAGTTATTGAACGATGGTACTTTAGTACTGTGGGGTACAACGGGTGCCACGACCGGAATCGGAACTGAAGGCGCACCTTATCAGTCCATGACCAACCCTTATCCGGGCTTTCCGTTCGGTTTTGTGACGCGGTTTGTATTTAAAGATGAACTGGGAACCTCCGAAACCGCAGGCTTTTCAGCGGACATACAACTGTATAACAATCCCAACAACGGTAATTTCACTTTATCAGGTTCTGTTTTGGCAAAAGAAGCCACCGTTCTGGCACTGTATGATTCCACCGGCAGACTGGTGAAGAAAGAAGAGCTTTCACGCCAGCAAAAGCAGGATTTCAGTTGGGGACACCTCCTAACTTCAGGAAATTATGTACTTTCGGTTTCCAAAAAATTCGGGGAGCAGTTGAAGTCCTTTAAAATGACGGTGAAGAAATAG
- a CDS encoding NAD(P)H-dependent oxidoreductase, protein MENTLVLFAHPYLEHSKSNRELINFYVRHQHYTFRDLYEEFPDFHIPAFRERKRIGNYDRIIFHFPLIWFGLPPLLKLWIDEVFDLKWQDEGRENPLEGKEVVVLVTTNYQQEQFGEQGYFQYSIEELISGLFVVLKQNRLKLKEFLCIYDIDQMDKKEIIRQKQYFMSILNGE, encoded by the coding sequence GTGGAAAACACCCTGGTTTTATTTGCCCATCCCTATCTGGAACATTCAAAATCCAACCGGGAACTCATTAATTTCTATGTACGGCATCAACACTACACCTTTCGGGACCTTTATGAAGAGTTTCCGGACTTTCATATTCCAGCATTTCGCGAACGCAAGAGAATTGGCAATTACGACCGTATTATATTTCATTTCCCACTGATCTGGTTTGGACTTCCGCCATTACTTAAACTTTGGATTGATGAGGTTTTTGACCTTAAATGGCAGGACGAAGGCAGGGAAAATCCGCTGGAAGGTAAAGAAGTGGTAGTGTTGGTTACCACCAATTATCAGCAGGAACAGTTTGGTGAGCAGGGTTATTTTCAGTATTCAATAGAAGAGCTTATCTCCGGACTTTTTGTTGTACTGAAACAAAACAGACTTAAACTCAAGGAGTTTCTGTGCATTTACGATATAGACCAAATGGATAAAAAGGAAATCATCAGACAAAAGCAGTACTTCATGTCAATTTTAAACGGTGAATAA
- a CDS encoding monovalent cation:proton antiporter-2 (CPA2) family protein, with amino-acid sequence MEGKFAMTILIFLGAAIIMAPLVKRLGLSSVIGYIVGGIIIGPFILKLSGKETDNIMHTTEFGVVLLLFLVGLELEPKKFWAMRKKILGLGLSQMLITIALLFGIFYLAGWQPDVAMAVAICFALSSTAIVLQTLREKNLFTTTSGEASFSTLILQDIAVIPILALLPLLAHYNPPEEETAVTLLLQELPEWLQPFSILFGVGLLIVLGRYVFVPFLRFVSKSNLTELLTAASLFLVIGVSELMIAVGLSAALGAFIAGLMLANSEFRHELEAQVDPFKGLFLAVFFVSVGASINFLVIEKDPLFIFSTVIAVLLVKFAVLYGIGRFYKFSVDQNFIYAFALSQVGEFAFVLLNYSSKLYLLTPEMNDQLMAVTAITMCITPILLIINDRLIDPRLNSQSEDHSSLGLPENIEPRKIIIVGFGHFGSTVGRLLRANKVKATVLDHDADRVKLLRSHGFKVYYGDATRLPIMRTAGAAEAEILVLCLDDPEANKHIAEMAKEQFPQLKIFVRAKNRLDAYSFLNNGIDNIYRETLGTAVDMAVDVLHASGMRKYTARRLGKRFEMIDKASVRQLAKEQMKEVMTFTTQEALQREAELLSLDSVSIENSEWLDHEGEGNDKTDLQQSDTGKQ; translated from the coding sequence ATGGAGGGGAAATTTGCAATGACCATTCTAATATTCCTGGGTGCCGCTATTATTATGGCTCCGCTGGTAAAAAGACTGGGGCTAAGTTCGGTGATAGGCTATATTGTAGGAGGAATCATTATAGGTCCGTTTATCCTGAAACTGAGCGGTAAGGAAACAGACAATATCATGCATACCACAGAATTCGGTGTGGTACTGCTTCTGTTTCTGGTGGGACTGGAACTGGAGCCTAAAAAATTCTGGGCCATGCGGAAGAAAATACTGGGCCTTGGTCTCAGCCAAATGCTGATAACCATCGCACTTCTGTTTGGCATTTTCTACCTGGCAGGCTGGCAACCCGACGTGGCCATGGCGGTAGCCATCTGTTTTGCCCTGTCGTCTACCGCCATCGTCCTTCAGACCTTGCGTGAAAAAAACCTCTTCACCACTACGTCCGGCGAGGCTTCGTTCTCTACGTTAATCCTGCAGGATATTGCGGTAATTCCCATTTTGGCTCTGTTGCCGTTACTTGCGCATTATAATCCACCGGAAGAAGAAACCGCGGTAACACTGCTGTTACAAGAACTTCCCGAGTGGCTTCAACCCTTCTCAATACTCTTTGGAGTTGGACTTCTTATTGTTTTGGGACGCTATGTTTTTGTCCCATTCTTACGTTTCGTTTCCAAATCCAATCTTACCGAACTGCTGACCGCTGCTTCCCTGTTTTTAGTTATTGGGGTGTCTGAACTGATGATTGCGGTGGGGCTCAGTGCCGCCCTCGGTGCCTTTATTGCAGGACTCATGCTGGCCAACAGTGAATTCCGGCATGAACTGGAAGCGCAGGTAGATCCGTTCAAAGGTCTGTTTCTGGCTGTATTTTTTGTGAGCGTGGGAGCAAGCATCAACTTCTTAGTTATTGAAAAAGATCCACTGTTCATCTTCAGCACCGTTATCGCGGTCCTTTTGGTTAAGTTTGCAGTGCTGTACGGAATTGGCAGATTTTATAAATTTTCCGTTGACCAGAATTTCATTTATGCATTTGCACTTTCGCAGGTAGGTGAATTTGCTTTTGTACTGCTGAATTATTCGTCCAAACTTTACTTGTTAACCCCCGAGATGAACGACCAGTTAATGGCCGTAACTGCCATAACGATGTGTATCACGCCTATTCTCCTGATCATCAATGACCGGCTGATAGATCCGCGGCTGAACAGTCAGTCTGAAGACCATAGCTCATTGGGCCTGCCGGAAAATATTGAACCGCGAAAGATCATCATTGTTGGTTTCGGTCATTTCGGAAGTACCGTGGGCAGGCTGCTGCGTGCCAATAAAGTAAAGGCTACCGTGCTGGACCATGACGCAGACAGGGTAAAGTTGTTACGCAGCCATGGGTTTAAAGTATATTACGGTGATGCCACACGGCTGCCTATCATGCGTACAGCCGGTGCTGCTGAAGCGGAAATTCTGGTTCTTTGCCTGGACGACCCCGAAGCCAATAAACATATTGCAGAGATGGCAAAAGAGCAGTTCCCGCAGCTCAAAATATTTGTAAGGGCAAAAAACCGGCTGGATGCCTACTCGTTCCTCAATAATGGAATCGACAATATTTACCGTGAAACCCTGGGTACCGCGGTAGATATGGCTGTAGACGTACTGCATGCCAGCGGCATGCGTAAATACACGGCCAGACGGCTGGGGAAACGCTTCGAAATGATCGACAAAGCTTCGGTTCGTCAGCTGGCTAAGGAACAGATGAAGGAAGTGATGACTTTCACCACTCAGGAAGCACTCCAGCGCGAAGCCGAGCTCCTGAGCCTGGACAGCGTTTCAATTGAAAACTCTGAGTGGCTGGATCATGAAGGCGAAGGTAACGACAAAACTGACCTACAGCAAAGTGACACCGGAAAACAGTAG
- a CDS encoding DMT family transporter — translation MKNSALFRLHLIVFLWGFTAILGKLITAEAQVLTFFRMGIAALFLFIYIRVIRKDNLNVPRKLLFGLVGVGGFMALHWLCFFHSIKVSNVSIALCCLSLSTLFTSILEPIVFKRKIDVSEVIMGIVIVACMAVIFNIELRYKEGIFFGIFTALFGTVFSVFNGKLYGKTSSGNIIFYEILGGFMLISLFYLLTGQISEVADITTRDLALITILAGVFTAYPMLESVSLMKYISPFTLVLTVNLEPVYGIILAFFIFGESEQMSPVFYVASFVMITAIIINGVLKSRKAKQTINPNTP, via the coding sequence ATGAAAAATTCTGCCCTGTTCCGTCTTCACCTCATTGTGTTTCTGTGGGGTTTTACGGCTATCCTGGGTAAACTGATTACTGCGGAAGCTCAGGTTCTGACCTTCTTTCGAATGGGGATTGCGGCACTCTTCCTTTTTATTTACATCCGGGTCATCAGAAAAGACAACCTCAACGTACCCCGAAAGCTCCTCTTCGGACTGGTAGGCGTGGGGGGATTCATGGCGCTGCACTGGCTCTGCTTTTTTCATTCCATCAAGGTTTCCAATGTATCCATTGCTCTGTGCTGCCTGTCGCTGTCCACCCTCTTCACCTCTATTCTGGAACCCATTGTGTTCAAAAGGAAAATAGATGTCTCGGAAGTGATTATGGGAATCGTCATTGTAGCCTGTATGGCAGTTATCTTCAACATCGAACTGCGGTATAAGGAAGGTATTTTCTTCGGCATTTTCACTGCACTTTTCGGTACTGTATTTTCGGTATTCAACGGAAAACTGTACGGAAAAACCAGTTCCGGGAACATTATTTTCTACGAAATACTGGGCGGATTTATGCTGATTTCCCTCTTTTACCTGCTCACCGGGCAAATCTCTGAAGTTGCAGACATCACCACCCGCGACCTTGCCCTTATCACCATTCTGGCAGGTGTATTTACAGCCTACCCGATGCTGGAATCGGTAAGTCTGATGAAGTATATTTCACCCTTCACACTGGTACTTACCGTAAATTTAGAACCGGTGTACGGAATTATACTTGCTTTTTTTATCTTTGGTGAATCAGAACAGATGAGTCCGGTCTTTTATGTAGCTTCATTTGTGATGATTACGGCCATCATCATTAACGGGGTCCTGAAATCCCGTAAGGCCAAACAAACAATTAATCCTAACACTCCATGA
- a CDS encoding PorV/PorQ family protein, translating to MRKLVFLFVFASVCTQAQIIRKYSNEFLNIGAGARGLAMGGAVLSSQDDVYAPMWNPAGLMGVERDWQGAAMHAEYFESIAKYDYIAYAKPLDSKGGVFAVSVVRLGVDNILNTTQMIDSEGNIDYDKITKFSQADYAALVSYAFHPGGNHKLSAGVNAKLVYRNVGKFASGFGFGFDVGALYHADSGWKYGAMLRDATTTVNFWNVDQKELSAIVNGEEFNPAPADKMEITMPKLNVGASKNFEVSQNISILPEAGLNIDFARTAALVSTDFASITPYAGAEMNYNDLVFVRLGVNRFQSITDIEDLKRKVSFQPSAGVGIKYRGLTLDYAITNSGIGGSNFFSNFFSLKFDMGEFRN from the coding sequence ATGAGGAAGCTAGTCTTTTTATTCGTTTTTGCATCTGTTTGCACGCAGGCCCAGATCATAAGGAAATATTCCAACGAATTCCTGAATATCGGCGCGGGCGCCAGAGGCCTGGCCATGGGCGGTGCCGTTTTAAGCAGCCAGGACGATGTATACGCACCAATGTGGAACCCTGCCGGACTTATGGGTGTGGAGCGCGACTGGCAGGGTGCGGCCATGCACGCTGAATATTTTGAAAGTATTGCCAAGTATGATTATATCGCCTACGCCAAACCTTTAGACAGCAAAGGTGGTGTTTTTGCGGTATCGGTAGTCCGCCTTGGGGTGGATAATATCCTGAATACCACTCAGATGATCGACAGTGAAGGTAATATTGACTACGATAAGATCACTAAATTTTCCCAGGCCGATTATGCTGCCCTAGTTTCCTACGCCTTCCATCCCGGTGGTAACCACAAATTATCGGCGGGGGTAAATGCGAAGCTGGTGTACAGAAATGTTGGTAAATTTGCCAGCGGATTTGGATTTGGGTTTGATGTTGGGGCCCTCTACCACGCCGACAGTGGCTGGAAGTACGGAGCTATGCTGAGAGACGCCACCACCACGGTCAATTTCTGGAATGTAGATCAGAAGGAACTTTCGGCTATTGTAAACGGTGAGGAATTTAACCCGGCACCGGCCGATAAAATGGAGATTACAATGCCCAAACTGAATGTAGGCGCCAGTAAAAACTTTGAGGTGAGCCAGAATATTTCCATATTGCCTGAAGCAGGTCTGAATATTGACTTTGCTAGAACCGCCGCGCTGGTATCAACGGATTTTGCAAGTATTACTCCATATGCGGGTGCAGAGATGAACTATAATGATCTCGTATTTGTTAGGCTGGGTGTAAACAGGTTTCAGTCCATCACCGATATTGAGGACCTCAAACGTAAGGTTTCCTTTCAGCCCAGTGCGGGAGTGGGAATCAAATACCGGGGACTTACTTTAGATTACGCGATTACCAATTCGGGGATCGGTGGCAGCAACTTCTTCTCCAATTTCTTCTCGCTGAAATTCGACATGGGAGAATTCCGGAATTAA
- the ygiD gene encoding 4,5-DOPA dioxygenase extradiol, giving the protein MNLNDLTNISALFPTTQKMPVLFLGHGSPMNAIEENQFVQGFRNISREIPTPSAILCISAHWFTRGTKVTAMDLPPTIHDFGGFPEELFAVQYPAPGSPDLAQEAATLLLPAEVQEDHSWGLDHGAWSVIRHLYPDADIPVVQMSIDYTKPPEYHFELAGRLQKLREKGILIIGSGNIVHNLRMIDWQNINTVGAGWDWAIEAREKTNNWILDGNFRNLIEYQKHGTALQAAIPSPDHYLPLIYSLGLKNKSDELSLFNDELIGGSLSMTSVKIG; this is encoded by the coding sequence ATGAATTTGAATGATTTGACCAATATTTCAGCCTTGTTCCCAACTACCCAAAAGATGCCTGTGCTTTTTCTGGGTCACGGTTCACCAATGAATGCCATTGAAGAGAATCAGTTCGTGCAGGGCTTCAGAAATATCTCACGGGAGATTCCCACACCCAGTGCCATACTTTGTATTTCGGCACATTGGTTTACGCGTGGTACTAAAGTTACCGCCATGGATCTGCCACCCACTATCCATGATTTCGGAGGTTTTCCGGAGGAACTTTTCGCTGTGCAGTATCCCGCTCCCGGCAGCCCCGATCTGGCACAGGAAGCAGCCACACTGCTGTTACCGGCTGAGGTCCAGGAAGATCACAGTTGGGGACTGGACCATGGCGCGTGGTCGGTTATCCGGCATCTTTATCCCGATGCAGATATTCCGGTAGTGCAGATGAGTATTGATTATACGAAACCTCCGGAGTATCACTTTGAACTCGCCGGCAGGCTGCAGAAGTTAAGGGAGAAAGGAATATTAATTATTGGCAGTGGCAACATCGTACATAATCTCAGGATGATTGACTGGCAGAATATCAACACGGTCGGTGCCGGCTGGGACTGGGCGATTGAGGCGCGTGAAAAAACCAATAACTGGATCCTGGACGGCAATTTCCGTAACCTGATTGAATATCAAAAACATGGAACGGCCCTCCAGGCTGCCATTCCTTCGCCGGATCACTATTTGCCACTAATTTATTCCTTAGGTCTGAAGAATAAATCTGATGAACTTTCACTGTTCAATGATGAACTCATAGGCGGAAGCCTGAGTATGACCAGTGTAAAAATCGGTTAA
- a CDS encoding YceI family protein, with product MATKWNLDPTHSEITFRVKHLMISNVKGSFKTFTAEMEAEDDTFRNAKVTATIQTDSIDTNNTDRDNHLKSEEFFNAAVNPTITFESDALNDEITGNLTVNGVTKPVKLDVDFGGINADPWGNTKAGFSFQGKIKRSDFGLNWNAALEAGGVMVSDEVKIAGELQFVKA from the coding sequence ATGGCAACAAAATGGAATTTAGACCCAACCCACAGTGAAATAACTTTTAGAGTAAAGCACCTGATGATCTCCAATGTAAAAGGTTCTTTCAAGACCTTTACAGCTGAGATGGAAGCGGAAGATGATACTTTCCGCAATGCGAAAGTTACTGCAACCATCCAGACCGATTCTATTGACACTAACAATACAGACCGTGACAATCACCTGAAAAGCGAGGAGTTTTTCAATGCTGCTGTTAATCCAACAATAACTTTTGAAAGTGATGCATTGAACGACGAGATCACAGGAAATCTAACGGTTAATGGAGTTACCAAGCCGGTAAAACTGGACGTAGATTTCGGTGGTATTAATGCAGATCCCTGGGGCAACACCAAAGCAGGCTTTTCATTTCAAGGAAAGATTAAAAGAAGTGACTTTGGACTTAACTGGAATGCAGCGCTGGAAGCTGGCGGCGTAATGGTTTCCGATGAAGTTAAAATTGCAGGCGAGCTGCAGTTTGTTAAAGCATAA